A genomic region of Alicyclobacillus sp. SO9 contains the following coding sequences:
- a CDS encoding GNAT family N-acetyltransferase gives MRIEKNEFVVRDLSYVIRSAEEKDAPALSALRLQVDGETENLDRESGEDFMDAQRFKKVIQTDTDKSRNLFLVASTRERLIGFSRCEGNYLQRFAHKVEFGVAVLRPFWGYGIGTNLLNRCVAWADTNGIRKMTLTVLETNIRAIALYEHAGFVREGTLINDKLLSDGDYHNTVVMGRWDTQRMIGAKR, from the coding sequence CTGAGAATTGAAAAGAATGAGTTTGTTGTGCGGGACCTTAGCTACGTGATTCGATCTGCAGAAGAGAAGGATGCTCCAGCGCTGTCTGCACTTCGGTTGCAGGTTGACGGAGAAACGGAGAACCTGGACAGAGAATCCGGAGAAGACTTTATGGACGCCCAGAGGTTTAAGAAGGTCATTCAGACCGATACAGATAAATCACGAAATCTATTCTTGGTTGCCAGCACTCGTGAACGTCTTATAGGCTTTTCGAGATGCGAAGGGAACTATTTACAGCGATTCGCCCATAAAGTGGAGTTTGGCGTGGCAGTACTAAGACCATTCTGGGGATATGGAATCGGCACGAATCTTCTGAATCGGTGTGTAGCATGGGCTGACACGAACGGGATCCGGAAAATGACACTAACTGTTCTGGAGACGAACATACGAGCGATTGCCTTATATGAGCACGCTGGATTTGTTAGGGAAGGAACACTGATAAACGACAAGTTGCTTTCCGACGGTGACTACCACAATACGGTAGTGATGGGCAGATGGGATACACAGAGGATGATCGGCGCCAAGCGCTAG
- a CDS encoding 2'-5' RNA ligase family protein has protein sequence MMNSKGTGEVDTAIHIFPYFANLHSIHLFRKQYDPLANLISPHITLVFPFKNSITDENLKRHVIQCTSKQKPFHIMLRGVSGADEVYLFLNVKTGNDQIIALHDELYTGILAEHLNRRYTYTPHLTIGRIEDELTFSGALRNTAAWDETFTTTVREVVVEHIDEHHKSTAAFRVPLLG, from the coding sequence ATGATGAATTCGAAAGGAACTGGGGAAGTGGATACTGCAATTCATATATTTCCATATTTTGCAAATCTACATAGCATTCATCTGTTCCGAAAACAGTACGACCCGCTTGCCAATCTCATTTCGCCGCATATTACTTTGGTTTTTCCTTTTAAAAATAGTATTACGGATGAAAACCTGAAGCGCCATGTCATACAGTGCACATCCAAACAAAAACCGTTTCACATCATGCTGCGCGGAGTCTCAGGCGCCGATGAAGTGTACTTGTTCCTCAACGTAAAAACTGGTAACGACCAGATTATAGCACTGCATGACGAATTATATACAGGCATCCTGGCGGAGCACTTAAATCGCAGGTATACATATACACCGCATTTAACCATCGGACGAATTGAGGATGAGCTCACATTTAGCGGCGCTTTAAGGAATACTGCAGCTTGGGATGAAACGTTTACAACGACAGTCCGTGAAGTTGTGGTTGAACACATTGATGAACATCACAAATCAACGGCTGCGTTTAGAGTCCCATTATTAGGCTAA
- a CDS encoding GNAT family N-acetyltransferase, which produces MTLSDVSKPGVATPRTETAESQQPCVTPPVKLRHLALPGDVETAASWYANPEVLYFSEGAKVPPFSKHRIENMYRWLSEKGTVYIIEVFEGKWVPVGDAALCKDLIPIVIGDNRYRNRGIGSRVLELLIEDAITLGWNTLIAHKVFSYNTPSIKLFEKYGFIRTFVGVDENGEMFFRYEKSLH; this is translated from the coding sequence ATGACTTTATCGGACGTTTCCAAACCGGGTGTTGCTACACCCAGAACGGAGACGGCAGAATCGCAACAGCCATGCGTCACGCCACCCGTCAAACTGCGTCATTTAGCTTTACCCGGCGACGTTGAGACTGCTGCTTCCTGGTATGCAAATCCAGAGGTGCTCTACTTTTCTGAAGGCGCTAAGGTGCCGCCGTTTTCCAAGCACCGGATTGAAAACATGTACAGGTGGCTGTCTGAGAAGGGAACAGTCTATATCATTGAGGTCTTCGAGGGGAAGTGGGTCCCGGTTGGCGATGCTGCTCTCTGTAAGGACTTAATACCCATTGTGATTGGTGACAATAGATACCGGAATCGCGGCATTGGCAGTCGGGTGCTAGAACTGCTGATTGAGGACGCGATAACGCTTGGTTGGAATACACTCATTGCACATAAGGTGTTTTCCTATAACACTCCATCTATTAAACTTTTTGAGAAATACGGATTTATAAGGACGTTCGTTGGCGTCGACGAAAATGGAGAAATGTTCTTTCGCTATGAAAAGTCTTTGCACTGA
- a CDS encoding GNAT family N-acetyltransferase yields MLQMSLRAQRLISLAERTLPDSRPNVVLPIDLFVGGLYERTGVLGELFLNADFDLSKLELQRHRQASDEDTVSMLPFNLPVSQKVVSLVRRADELRESYRQTVITEGDICSGLLELDEIVSLLEYSTTGMTKEEVLHTVCSPRDMVVHLRGFTEKDSRLGNTVIRRAQPADSKALFEFVSQEFGERWVKQVSYGLRQTTVPIFIAIDSRVRGFACYDVVRGKKGTFGPMGTSIESRQSGIGRALLLRSLAEMQKLGYDYAVIKNAGPIEFYEMTCGAVVVPKLHL; encoded by the coding sequence GTGTTACAGATGAGTTTAAGAGCTCAACGCCTCATTTCTTTAGCAGAGCGTACGTTACCAGATTCCAGACCCAATGTAGTGCTTCCTATTGACTTGTTCGTCGGCGGTTTATATGAGCGGACCGGAGTGTTGGGGGAGTTATTTTTAAATGCTGATTTCGATTTGAGTAAGCTGGAACTGCAACGGCACAGACAAGCATCGGATGAGGATACAGTCTCAATGCTCCCGTTTAACTTGCCCGTATCGCAAAAGGTTGTGTCGCTAGTAAGAAGAGCCGACGAACTTCGAGAGTCATACCGTCAAACTGTTATTACAGAAGGGGATATTTGTAGCGGACTCCTTGAATTGGACGAAATTGTGTCTTTGCTTGAGTATTCGACGACAGGCATGACGAAGGAAGAAGTATTACACACTGTTTGTTCACCCAGAGACATGGTGGTACACCTTCGAGGATTTACAGAGAAGGATTCACGTCTGGGAAATACAGTCATACGCCGCGCACAACCCGCGGACTCAAAAGCACTCTTCGAGTTTGTAAGTCAGGAATTTGGAGAACGGTGGGTGAAACAGGTCTCGTATGGGTTGCGTCAAACGACTGTTCCTATATTTATAGCTATCGACAGTCGAGTGAGAGGATTTGCCTGTTACGACGTTGTTCGAGGGAAGAAAGGAACGTTTGGACCTATGGGGACATCTATAGAGTCTCGACAAAGCGGTATTGGACGAGCATTGCTGTTGCGCAGTCTAGCCGAAATGCAAAAGCTCGGCTATGATTATGCCGTCATCAAAAATGCCGGTCCCATTGAGTTCTATGAAATGACATGTGGTGCTGTTGTTGTGCCAAAGTTGCATCTGTGA
- a CDS encoding MarR family winged helix-turn-helix transcriptional regulator, translating to MTNVKKHPGRPKAGQAETLPLGTADANRDNSKPTADELAAQLDDILPTVASRLLHFIRVVPGTEITRVQEFLLRHLHAQGPCTASTIGSMLGITSGPVTSLTKRLIEKGLIARYNDTEDGRIHWFRLTPSGVELVQQVASYRRTEWKRLVEKLGETVQPKAWL from the coding sequence ATGACGAATGTAAAGAAACATCCCGGAAGGCCAAAAGCGGGTCAAGCAGAGACTTTACCATTAGGAACGGCCGACGCAAACCGCGATAACTCGAAACCCACTGCGGACGAATTGGCGGCGCAGTTGGACGACATTTTGCCGACCGTCGCGTCTAGGCTCTTGCACTTTATCCGTGTTGTGCCTGGAACGGAGATTACAAGAGTCCAAGAATTCCTGCTGCGTCACCTGCACGCGCAGGGCCCCTGTACGGCTTCAACGATTGGTTCGATGCTCGGCATTACGTCCGGACCCGTGACCAGTCTGACCAAAAGGCTCATAGAGAAAGGCTTGATTGCCCGTTATAACGATACCGAAGATGGCCGAATTCACTGGTTTCGGCTGACACCGAGTGGCGTTGAACTGGTACAGCAGGTGGCCAGTTACCGTCGAACCGAGTGGAAACGGTTGGTGGAAAAACTCGGGGAGACCGTACAGCCGAAGGCTTGGCTTTGA
- a CDS encoding thioesterase family protein, translating to MKHITKIPVRFSDTDMLGHVNNSRYFTYMEESRIDFLQTVVANDAGTIPLIIASAQVHFRAQTFYPQTLKIESWVSRWGNSSFDVTSEMYDEETGTLVFEGVAVLVHFDYDEQKPSRVPEAYREKLLPYSHEG from the coding sequence ATGAAGCACATAACAAAAATACCTGTACGATTTAGTGACACAGATATGTTGGGGCATGTTAACAATTCTCGCTATTTTACCTATATGGAGGAGTCGCGCATTGATTTTCTCCAAACTGTAGTGGCGAATGACGCGGGTACAATTCCGTTGATTATTGCTTCAGCGCAAGTTCATTTTCGAGCTCAGACCTTTTATCCACAGACGCTCAAAATAGAGTCTTGGGTTTCACGATGGGGCAATTCAAGCTTCGACGTGACCTCAGAGATGTATGACGAAGAGACAGGTACATTGGTATTCGAAGGCGTGGCTGTGCTCGTCCACTTTGATTATGATGAGCAAAAACCGTCGAGAGTTCCTGAGGCGTACCGCGAGAAACTGTTACCGTATTCACATGAAGGATAG
- a CDS encoding DJ-1/PfpI family protein, which produces MPKKVLILTGDAVEALEVYYPFYRLLEENISAVIAAPSKKTLHTVVHDFEDWDTYTEKPGYQLEANVAYEEVNPEEFDALIIPGGRAPEYIRLNRDVPRIIGHFFDTNKPVGAICHAAQVLETVAPKLQGRSMTAYIACKPSVELMGARYIDETLHVDGNLVSGHAWPDLPGFMREFLKLLNS; this is translated from the coding sequence TTGCCAAAGAAGGTCTTGATTCTTACTGGAGATGCCGTGGAAGCCCTGGAAGTGTATTATCCTTTCTATCGCCTGCTTGAAGAAAATATCTCTGCTGTGATAGCCGCTCCTTCAAAAAAGACTTTGCACACTGTAGTCCACGACTTCGAAGATTGGGATACGTATACCGAGAAACCAGGCTATCAATTAGAGGCCAATGTAGCCTATGAAGAAGTCAATCCAGAGGAGTTTGATGCGCTGATTATTCCTGGCGGACGCGCTCCGGAATATATACGGCTGAACAGGGATGTTCCGAGGATTATTGGACACTTCTTCGACACAAACAAACCCGTCGGCGCTATCTGCCACGCGGCTCAGGTTTTGGAGACTGTTGCGCCAAAACTACAAGGCAGGAGCATGACTGCTTACATTGCATGCAAACCCTCCGTAGAATTAATGGGCGCCAGGTACATTGATGAAACGCTCCACGTTGACGGTAACCTTGTGTCTGGACACGCCTGGCCTGATTTACCTGGCTTTATGCGTGAATTCCTTAAACTTCTAAACTCTTAA
- a CDS encoding alpha/beta hydrolase has product MDEQHVVVRREGMESCPVRRNLVYKTAEDTELKFDLYYPAHYDGTSLLPAVIFAHGEAPWEVLYNAKDWGQYTGWGQLAASAGIVGITFTRRPSAGFTELKTASGDVNDFFEHMSKHAEDFGVDTERLALWVCSAGGPAALSVALQERVLRFKAVAALYTLMNLTHIDELQGEISSSEARHYSPIWALHDRPSEEVPPMMVVRAGRDNEVINQSIDDFTAKCFARNLPITVVNHKDGQHGFDVRDNTSMSRYVIDSVLLFLGYHLHGSAN; this is encoded by the coding sequence ATGGACGAGCAGCACGTTGTCGTACGACGGGAAGGTATGGAGTCTTGCCCGGTACGCAGAAATCTTGTCTACAAAACGGCTGAGGATACGGAACTAAAATTTGATTTATACTACCCAGCGCACTATGATGGCACATCACTTTTACCTGCAGTGATTTTTGCGCACGGTGAAGCGCCCTGGGAAGTGCTGTACAACGCCAAAGACTGGGGACAGTATACAGGCTGGGGACAACTTGCTGCGTCAGCGGGCATAGTTGGCATTACGTTTACCAGAAGGCCCAGTGCGGGATTCACTGAGCTTAAGACGGCCTCCGGTGATGTCAATGACTTTTTTGAACACATGTCAAAGCATGCCGAAGACTTTGGTGTAGACACAGAGCGACTTGCTCTCTGGGTTTGCTCTGCGGGCGGACCGGCGGCACTTTCTGTTGCACTGCAAGAACGCGTTCTAAGATTTAAAGCCGTCGCTGCTTTGTATACGCTCATGAATCTAACTCACATCGACGAGTTGCAAGGAGAGATATCTTCATCTGAGGCACGCCACTATTCACCAATTTGGGCCCTTCACGACAGGCCTTCAGAGGAAGTTCCGCCAATGATGGTGGTGCGGGCAGGCCGAGACAACGAAGTCATCAATCAGTCAATCGACGATTTCACAGCAAAGTGTTTTGCACGCAATCTGCCCATCACGGTTGTAAATCATAAAGACGGGCAACACGGCTTCGATGTCCGAGATAATACTTCTATGTCGAGATACGTCATTGATAGTGTGTTGCTGTTTTTAGGATATCACCTTCACGGGAGCGCCAATTAA
- a CDS encoding MMPL family transporter: MKRSVEVLLSRYAHIVNKFKWLIVILWIAVVAAAVLYLPNLQTVVSRQSQTYLPNSAESVVAGKLANQIDTKHKSQSTVVVAIRNSHGLTNQDRGYLAQRVQDLQNQASSFHITYMQDVSNSPSSVASKFTSKDNTTEIAVIGLSQGITDPTINHTLKHLYASFSNVPSGAKVYFTGNVPIQEDALHGSLDAAQKTAVVTVILVLTILLIVFRSLLAPLLTLIAIGLSYVVSSGLVAWAAQHGLPVSTFTQTFLIAILMGAGTDYTMIMMNRFREELTRTHDNEEALTAALRGISKTVVFSALTVLISFAVLYFAHFGLYRSAVGISIGIFITLLNCVTLVPAVMSLMGRALYWPLQPKPGSSHRPSRIWNWTSGVSIRRPWTVLLILAVILVPVGLLFSNVRTFNPMTDISNSTSVKGFNVVAKAFGQGQVMPTTIVVKTTANLRTSKGMDSIQQISRNLAAVPGVKEVDSATQPVGKVIQGFELAYQNDQASSGLKQISGGLSKLSSQLSGNQGQNGVSQIGQLQNGSSKVTSGINSLAKGASGLATNSQKLGTGAQGLANGISKVQAGVSSLSSGTSQLAATDQKLAGTAGALANAIAAWAKQHPASTQSPSWQQIQGLAKGLSTGTNASAAASTKLAAGAKQAAQGMAGLETGASKLAGGATQFSQGASQLASGANQLASGSKQVTNGIGKIKTATGSEVSGLGQAAAGTAKMQSGLTKVQRFLHQSRVASNPGFYIPQSTLSSNKSLQQAMNSYISTDGHIAKFTVVLKDNPYSMAAIRTMTPLRQAVQMALAASPVGHGTVYIGGTTGTQANMNQLSSQDFVRTMSIVFIAIFILLAILLQSVLTPLFTLMSLAATYFVTMGIIQNIAIHMLHQPGVNWAVPFFAFLLLVALGVDYSIFLTSRFDEEYRAGRGPVSAMRHSMRAMGNVVFSAALIMAGTFGSMIATGMSTLTEIGLSVVIGLFLYTLLMLGFYTPAVIAIIGRAHAWPFVRTAEEDDTDSLGAGTVRNTPELEN, translated from the coding sequence ATGAAAAGGAGTGTGGAAGTTTTGCTGTCCAGATATGCACACATTGTCAACAAGTTTAAGTGGCTCATTGTGATTCTGTGGATCGCTGTGGTAGCAGCCGCAGTACTATACCTGCCGAACCTGCAGACTGTGGTTTCCCGACAAAGTCAGACCTACCTTCCGAACAGTGCTGAGAGCGTCGTCGCAGGAAAGTTGGCTAACCAGATTGACACGAAGCACAAGTCACAGAGCACCGTCGTGGTTGCCATCCGGAATTCACATGGACTGACTAACCAAGATCGGGGTTATTTAGCCCAAAGAGTTCAAGACCTGCAGAACCAAGCGTCATCGTTCCATATTACCTACATGCAAGATGTGTCAAATTCGCCGAGCAGTGTCGCAAGCAAGTTCACCAGCAAGGACAACACAACTGAAATTGCCGTTATCGGGCTGTCTCAGGGCATTACAGACCCCACGATTAACCATACCTTGAAACACCTGTACGCGTCGTTTTCTAATGTACCTTCAGGCGCGAAAGTATATTTTACGGGGAACGTCCCTATCCAGGAAGATGCTCTTCACGGAAGCCTCGATGCTGCTCAAAAGACGGCAGTTGTTACTGTGATACTGGTCTTGACAATTCTGCTCATCGTTTTTCGTTCTCTGCTGGCACCCTTGCTCACGTTAATCGCCATTGGCCTCTCCTATGTTGTATCCTCAGGTCTCGTGGCCTGGGCAGCGCAGCACGGACTTCCTGTTTCAACCTTTACGCAGACCTTTCTAATTGCCATCTTGATGGGGGCTGGAACGGACTACACGATGATTATGATGAATCGATTTCGTGAAGAACTGACCCGTACCCATGACAATGAAGAAGCGCTGACCGCCGCTCTCAGGGGAATCTCCAAGACTGTGGTTTTTAGTGCCCTCACGGTCCTCATCTCCTTCGCTGTCTTGTACTTTGCCCACTTTGGATTGTACCGTTCGGCGGTAGGCATCTCCATTGGGATTTTCATCACACTTCTTAACTGCGTGACACTGGTTCCTGCAGTCATGAGTCTGATGGGGAGGGCGCTGTATTGGCCGCTGCAACCCAAACCGGGAAGCAGTCACCGCCCTTCGAGAATTTGGAACTGGACCAGCGGAGTTTCGATCAGACGACCGTGGACAGTCTTACTCATCCTGGCGGTCATCCTTGTCCCAGTAGGACTGCTTTTTTCCAACGTTCGGACGTTTAACCCCATGACGGATATTTCAAACTCGACTTCAGTCAAAGGATTCAACGTGGTGGCCAAGGCTTTTGGTCAGGGGCAGGTGATGCCAACGACGATTGTTGTGAAAACCACTGCCAATCTGCGGACTTCGAAGGGTATGGACAGTATTCAGCAAATCTCAAGGAATTTGGCCGCCGTCCCTGGTGTAAAAGAGGTGGATAGTGCGACTCAGCCTGTCGGTAAGGTGATACAGGGCTTTGAGTTGGCGTATCAAAACGATCAGGCGTCCAGTGGACTGAAACAGATATCCGGTGGTCTATCCAAGCTTTCATCACAGCTTTCGGGCAATCAGGGTCAAAACGGTGTGTCGCAAATTGGACAATTACAAAATGGGTCTTCAAAGGTCACTTCCGGGATCAACAGCCTCGCGAAGGGAGCTTCTGGACTAGCGACCAACAGCCAAAAACTAGGAACCGGTGCCCAAGGCCTGGCGAACGGCATTTCAAAAGTGCAGGCCGGCGTATCGTCGTTGTCGTCAGGGACATCACAACTCGCCGCAACAGATCAAAAACTCGCCGGCACCGCAGGGGCGTTGGCAAATGCCATTGCAGCCTGGGCAAAGCAGCACCCCGCGAGTACCCAATCGCCATCTTGGCAACAGATTCAGGGGCTTGCAAAAGGACTTAGTACAGGTACAAATGCATCTGCCGCAGCCAGTACCAAGCTGGCCGCCGGTGCTAAGCAGGCTGCACAAGGCATGGCAGGTTTGGAAACTGGCGCAAGTAAATTGGCAGGGGGCGCCACGCAGTTTTCGCAGGGTGCCAGTCAACTTGCGTCAGGCGCAAATCAATTAGCATCTGGCAGCAAGCAGGTAACGAACGGTATTGGGAAAATCAAAACGGCCACAGGCAGCGAAGTTTCAGGTCTCGGTCAGGCTGCTGCGGGCACTGCAAAGATGCAGTCGGGCCTGACTAAGGTGCAGCGCTTTCTGCATCAGTCGAGGGTTGCGAGCAATCCAGGTTTCTATATCCCGCAAAGTACTCTGAGCAGCAACAAGAGCCTTCAGCAGGCGATGAATTCGTACATCTCGACGGACGGTCACATCGCAAAGTTTACAGTCGTACTCAAAGACAACCCCTATTCCATGGCAGCCATACGCACGATGACGCCTTTGCGACAGGCAGTCCAAATGGCATTGGCTGCGAGCCCCGTGGGACATGGGACCGTGTACATCGGTGGAACAACTGGAACTCAGGCCAATATGAATCAGCTGTCGAGCCAGGATTTTGTTCGAACCATGAGCATTGTCTTTATCGCGATTTTCATTCTATTGGCGATTTTGTTGCAATCAGTTCTGACACCGCTTTTTACGCTGATGTCTCTGGCGGCCACGTACTTTGTGACTATGGGCATCATCCAAAATATCGCCATCCATATGCTGCATCAGCCCGGCGTCAACTGGGCGGTTCCGTTCTTCGCGTTTCTGCTGCTGGTTGCTTTAGGGGTGGACTACAGCATCTTCCTGACCTCGCGCTTTGACGAAGAATATCGTGCGGGCCGTGGACCAGTCAGCGCCATGCGCCATTCCATGCGTGCCATGGGGAATGTGGTCTTCTCTGCCGCCCTCATCATGGCAGGTACGTTTGGTTCGATGATTGCGACAGGCATGTCGACGCTGACGGAGATTGGCCTATCGGTCGTAATTGGCTTGTTTCTGTACACCCTGCTCATGCTTGGCTTCTACACGCCTGCTGTAATTGCCATCATTGGGCGTGCACACGCGTGGCCATTTGTTCGAACTGCAGAAGAAGACGATACCGACTCGTTGGGCGCAGGCACAGTCCGCAATACACCAGAGTTGGAAAACTGA